A stretch of Fusarium poae strain DAOMC 252244 chromosome 2, whole genome shotgun sequence DNA encodes these proteins:
- a CDS encoding hypothetical protein (TransMembrane:2 (i59-84o130-149i)) yields MDLDAEIDHVDRVRSSLAENPTLTASQENTLSTIIDLIKEDPVQRKKHSEATRSRRKSALALLSTINSHLGGVVLFLCSTALSITKLYRINQHDIKFMSKLEAWDKRVKFTDAVVSLAHKYFTPSLLSRLSINSIAIILTWLLTVCAVLDSDEARTTHTNRRAYSASRVTKRPRTDPTSIEHVAVPSYHGVLDLAKHQPLSKTATDDYNDGGCSDNSDDTEGSEDSDESDSGKRPAAEVFVDNPHTTVDDDVQLYSNVYELQDMDVIRVVANQREDFVARLTVPHLPDATPFITINCPRTLAIEFLTRRKQVNW; encoded by the exons ATGGACCTCGATGCCGAAATCGATCATGTGGACAGAGTCCGATCAAGTCTGGCAGAAAACCCGACTCTTACTGCATCGCAAGAGAATACCCTTTCAACCATAATCGATCTCATCAAAGAGGATCCTGTACAACGCAAAAAACACTCTGAAGCTACGCGAAGTAGGCGCAAATCTGCTCTTGCATTATTGTCAACCATTAACAGCCACCTCGGTGGCGTGGTCCTCTTTCTCTGCAGCACCGCATTGTCCATTACCAAGCTCTACAGGATCAATCAACACGACATTAAATTTATGTCCAAATTAGAAGCCTGGGATAAGCGTGTCAAATTCACCGATGCTGTTGTTAGCCTGGCGCACAAATACTTTACACCCAGTCTACTCTCGCGCCTAAGTATTAACTCGATTGCTATTATCCTGACCTGGTTATTGACCGTCTGCGCTGTTCTAGACTCCGATGAAGCTCGTACTACGCATACAAACCGAAGAGCTTATTCCGCAAGTCGTGTAACTAAGCGGCCTCGAACCGATCCAACTTCAATCGAGCACGTAGCTGTTCCAAGTTATCATGGCGTCCTAGATCTCGCGAAGCACCAACCATTGAGCAAAACAGCGACCGATGATTATAATGATGGCGGCTGTAGTGACAATAGCGATGACACAGAGGGAAGTGAGGACAGTGACGAGAGCGACTCGGGAAAACGACCAGCTGCGGAGGTTTTTGTAGATAACCCCCATACAACGGTCGACGATGATG TACAACTTTACTCGAATGTCTACGAGTTGCAAGATATGGATGTTATTCGCGTTGTCGCCAACCAACGTGAAGACTTTGTAGCTCGTCTGACTGTACCGCATTTACCCGACGCTACGCCATTCATTACAATCAATTGTCCGCGTACTTTAGCAATCGAATTTTTAACCAGGCGAAAACAAGTCAACTGGTAG